From a region of the Calliphora vicina chromosome 4, idCalVici1.1, whole genome shotgun sequence genome:
- the par-6 gene encoding partitioning defective 6 homolog gamma, whose product MSKNKFHTLPNAADTNIVEVKSKFDAEFRRFGLKRTEEPPSFENFSALVRQLHGLVNLQYLIRYIDPRDHELLPINNDDNFGRALKTAQPILRIIVQREEDIEYGLARPQRSNFNIISMLGQTPGKPRAPPISMPQDFRQVSAIIDVDIVPETHRRVRLLKHGSDKPLGFYIRDGTSVRVTPSGLEKQPGIFISRLVPGGLAESTGLLAVNDEVIEVNGIEVAGKTLDQVTDMMVANSSNLIITFKPANQRTLTSPRRGSFSRTSQLSSGSHHTNHTNTSDELEQDDQDEIVDLTGVTLDDNTGSGGGGSSANGDGVLHL is encoded by the exons atgtcgaaaaataaatttcatacattaCCAAATGCAGCAGATACAAATATCGTGGAAGTGAAATCAAAG TTTGATGCTGAATTTCGACGATTTGGTCTGAAACGTACCGAAGAACCACCAAGTTTTGAAAACTTTAGTGCTCTTGTCCGACAATTGCACGGTCTCGTCAATTTACAATACCTAATACGTTACATTGATCCACGCGATCATGAGCTACTGCCCATCAACAACGATGACAATTTTGGACGTGCCCTCAAGACAGCCCAGCCCATATTGCGCATTATTGTACAGCGTGAGGAGGACATCGAATATGGTCTGGCCAGACCACAGCGCAGTAATTTCAATATAATCAGTATGTTGGGCCAAACGCCCGGTAAACCGAGAGCACCACCGATATCAATGCCACAAGATTTTCGTCAAGTTTCGGCTATCATTGATGTGGACATTGTGCCGGAAACACATAGACGTGTGCGTTTGCTGAAACATGGTAGTGATAAACCGTTGGGTTTCTATATACGTGATGGGACATCGGTGCGTGTTACGCCCAGCGGTCTGGAAAAACAACCGGGTATATTTATATCACGTCTAGTGCCGGGTGGTTTGGCGGAGAGTACTGGTTTGTTGGCCGTAAATGATGAGGTTATTGAAGTGAATGGTATTGAGGTGGCAGGAAAAACATTAGATCAG gtTACCGACATGATGGTGGCCAACAGCTCAAATCTTATTATCACCTTCAAACCGGCCAATCAACGTACCTTAACCTCTCCGCGTCGTGGTTCCTTTTCACGTACTAGTCAATTGTCTAGTGGCTCGCATCACACTAATCACACCAACACATCCGATGAATTGGAACAGGATGATCAAGACGAGATTGTAGACTTAACCGGCGTAACATTAGATGATAATACCGGCAGCGGAGGCGGCGGCAGCAGTGCCAACGGTGATGGTGTCTTACATCTTTGA
- the snf gene encoding U1 small nuclear ribonucleoprotein A encodes MDVRPNQTIYINNLNEKIKKEELKKSLYAIFSQFGQILDIVALKTLKMRGQAFVIFKEIGSASNALRTMQGFPFYDKPMRIAYSKTDSDVVAKIKGTFKERPKKLKPPKPVAPVEDKKDKKKKSSNAENANPNTQTEQPPNQILFLTNLPEETNEMMLSMLFNQFPGFKEVRLVPNRHDIAFVEFATELQSNAAKEALQGFKITPSHAMKITFAKK; translated from the exons ATGGATGTGCGACCAAATCAAACTATATACATTAATAATCTCaatgagaaaattaaaaaagaagaaTTGAAAAAATCGCTTTACGccattttttcacaatttggTCAAATTCTGGATATAGTGGCTTTGAAGACCCTGAAAATGCGTGGTCAGGCATTTGTTATATTCAAAGAAATAGGCAGTGCTTCTAATGCTTTAAGGACGATGCAGGGCTTTCCCTTTTACGACAAACCCATGCGTATAGCGTACTCAAAAACTGATTCGGATGTGGTGGCCAAAATAAAGGGAACTTTCAAGGAAAGACCAAAGAAATTGAAACCACCAAAGCCAGTGGCACCAGTAGAGGATAAAAA AGACAAAAAGAAGAAGTCCAGCAATGCAGAAAACGCCAATCCAAATACCCAAACGGAACAGCCGCCCAATCAAATTCTTTTCCTTACCAATCTACCGGAAGAAACCAACGAAATGATGTTATCCATGTTGTTCAATCAATTTCCTGGCTTTAAAGAAGTACGTTTGGTACCCAATCGTCATGATATTGCTTTTGTGGAATTTGCCACGGAATTGCAGAGTAATGCCGCCAAAGAAGCTTTACAAGGTTTCAAGATTACACCTTCACATGCTATGAAAATTACATTCGCCAAAAAGTAG
- the LOC135958257 gene encoding thioredoxin-2-like, with protein sequence MSYNVLNKEDFEVELEDAGDKLVLVDFYANWCGPCKIINPQLEELSLQYADKAKVLKVNVDDCEEIAMAYNVTSMPTFVFIKNHQIIDILVGGNAEKLSKNMEKYVEDGETTINNVTGEQREEECRWEDEEYGEDYELDVESFQDDPTTVLEVTLDE encoded by the coding sequence ATGTCATATAACGTTCTCAacaaagaagatttcgaagtaGAGCTCGAAGATGCTGGCGACAAATTGGTACTCGTTGATTTCTACGCCAATTGGTGTGGACCTTGCAAAATTATCAATCCCCAACTGGAAGAATTGTCCCTGCAATATGCCGACAAggcaaaagttttaaaagttaATGTGGATGATTGTGAGGAAATTGCCATGGCATATAATGTCACCAGTATGCCtacatttgtatttataaaaaatcaccAGATTATTGATATATTAGTGGGTGGCAATGCAGAAAAGTTGtcgaaaaatatggaaaaatacgTGGAGGATGGAGAGACAACTATAAATAACGTTACTGGAGAACAGCGAGAAGAAGAGTGTAGATGGGAGGACGAAGAGTATGGTGAGGATTATGAGTTGGATGTGGAGAGCTTTCAAGATGATCCGACGACTGTTTTGGAAGTTACTTTAGATGAATAA
- the LOC135956890 gene encoding thioredoxin-2-like: MTSNSKTKSTHLKDSTKRIDSLESPATNLMIIANKNDFYKILQETNNRLLVIEFFADWCGPCKILTRKLEQLAQAYNGKILIVKVDVDEFEELAMEYDVSAMPTFMLMKNQQKLEQFSSSNEETLDKSLEKYAGKPEMSGEGTEAKNNGGSKGKKQSGCK, from the coding sequence ATGACCTCTAACTCTAAAACCAAATCCACACATTTAAAGGACTCAACAAAACGAATAGATTCACTAGAATCTCCAGCTACCAACTTAATGATTATAgctaataaaaatgatttttataaaatacttcaAGAAACCAACAATCGTTTGCTGGTAATCGAATTCTTTGCGGATTGGTGTGGACCCTGCAAGATATTGACTAGAAAATTAGAACAATTGGCCCAGGCCTACAATGGCAAAATCTTAATAGTTAAAGTTGATGTAGATGAATTCGAGGAGCTGGCCATGGAGTATGATGTATCGGCTATGCCCACTTTTATGCTAATGAAAAATCAACAGAAATTGGAACAATTTTCTAGTAGTAATGAGGAGACTTTGGACAAAAGTTTAGAGAAGTATGCTGGCAAACCGGAGATGAGTGGTGAGGGAACTGAAGCGAAAAATAATGGGGGATCAAAGGGGAAGAAGCAAAGTGGATGTAAATGA